One Sphingobacteriaceae bacterium genomic region harbors:
- a CDS encoding bifunctional nuclease family protein, whose translation MRIVSVGLMESEAANVVVLQEKGGNRVLVISIGLAEATAIALPVEGIEPPRPLTHDLVMTLLQRLQARITSVVIHDLRDDTYIGQIDLETENGVMEIDARSSDAIALAVRARAPIYVTESVLEAAALTAEEDHWVR comes from the coding sequence ATGCGCATCGTCAGTGTAGGGTTGATGGAAAGTGAAGCAGCCAACGTGGTGGTGCTCCAGGAAAAGGGCGGCAACCGCGTGCTGGTCATCTCCATCGGATTGGCCGAAGCTACGGCCATAGCCCTGCCCGTGGAAGGCATAGAGCCCCCCAGGCCACTGACTCATGACTTGGTCATGACCCTTCTCCAGCGGCTGCAGGCAAGGATCACCAGCGTCGTCATCCACGACCTGCGGGATGACACCTACATCGGGCAAATCGATCTGGAGACCGAAAACGGCGTAATGGAGATCGACGCCCGGTCCAGCGACGCCATCGCCTTGGCCGTGCGGGCCAGGGCGCCCATCTACGTCACCGAATCGGTGCTGGAAGCCGCCGCCCTCACCGCCGAAGAGGATCACTGGGTGCGCTGA
- the folK gene encoding 2-amino-4-hydroxy-6-hydroxymethyldihydropteridine diphosphokinase → MAPVTVFLGLGANLGRRRENLRCAVRELARAGVEIVQASSLYETEPWGVTDQPPFLNAVLKAQVACTPRRLLEFCKEAEEVCGRVPGHRWGPRAVDVDILFFGALTVDEPDLQIPHPRLGERRFVLEPLKEVMAGDRLPDGRSLPALLSSVDDQGVQPVAGPRWLWEEEPEDD, encoded by the coding sequence ATGGCCCCGGTAACGGTTTTCTTAGGCTTGGGCGCCAACTTGGGGCGGCGGCGGGAAAATTTGCGCTGTGCGGTCCGGGAGTTGGCCCGGGCCGGGGTGGAGATCGTCCAGGCCTCCAGCCTGTACGAAACGGAGCCGTGGGGCGTGACGGACCAGCCGCCCTTCCTCAACGCGGTGCTGAAGGCCCAAGTGGCCTGCACCCCCCGCCGGCTGCTGGAGTTCTGCAAGGAAGCCGAGGAGGTGTGCGGGCGCGTCCCCGGCCACCGCTGGGGGCCCCGGGCCGTGGATGTCGACATCCTTTTTTTCGGTGCCTTGACCGTGGACGAGCCGGACCTGCAAATTCCCCATCCCCGCCTGGGGGAGCGCCGGTTCGTGCTGGAACCATTAAAGGAAGTGATGGCCGGCGACCGCCTGCCCGATGGCCGTTCCCTGCCCGCTTTGCTGTCGTCCGTCGACGACCAGGGGGTGCAGCCCGTGGCCGGCCCCCGCTGGCTGTGGGAGGAGGAGCCCGAAGATGACTGA
- a CDS encoding P1 family peptidase, translated as MTDATTSPADREPLGLSGGLGRGGGITQVPGVQVGHAGDPVGITGCTVVLFPPEGAVAGVDVRGPAPGTRETDLLRPDSRVERIHAILLTGGSAFGLAAAAGVMAYLEEQGIGHYVGVARVPIVPAAVIFDLVVGDPQARPDAAMGYGACQAASGGPVAEGNVGAGTGATIGKLLGMGGMMKGGVGTASVVLESGVTVGALVVVNALGDVYHPELGTKLAGTRDPETGALLDTRAYVRRGVEPNPRAGLNTTLAVVATDARLDKAGAGRVASMAHNGLARTILPVHTMMDGDVVFAASTGDKEASPSTVGAAASQVVAAAIVRAVHAAESLPGIPALRDL; from the coding sequence ATGACTGATGCGACCACGTCGCCCGCCGACCGAGAGCCCCTGGGCCTGTCGGGCGGTCTGGGCCGGGGAGGCGGCATCACCCAGGTGCCCGGGGTGCAGGTGGGCCATGCCGGCGACCCGGTGGGAATCACCGGCTGCACCGTCGTACTGTTCCCCCCCGAAGGCGCCGTAGCCGGCGTCGATGTGCGGGGCCCCGCCCCCGGCACCCGGGAGACCGACTTGCTGCGGCCCGACTCCCGGGTGGAGCGGATCCACGCCATCCTGCTGACGGGCGGCAGCGCCTTCGGCCTGGCCGCCGCCGCCGGCGTCATGGCCTACCTGGAGGAGCAGGGCATCGGCCACTACGTGGGCGTAGCCCGGGTGCCCATCGTGCCCGCGGCCGTCATCTTCGACCTGGTGGTGGGCGATCCCCAAGCCCGGCCCGACGCCGCCATGGGCTACGGCGCCTGCCAAGCCGCTTCCGGCGGGCCTGTGGCCGAAGGAAACGTGGGCGCCGGCACCGGCGCCACCATCGGCAAGCTCCTGGGCATGGGCGGCATGATGAAGGGGGGCGTGGGCACCGCCTCCGTGGTCTTGGAGAGCGGCGTCACCGTGGGGGCCCTGGTGGTTGTCAACGCTCTGGGCGATGTGTATCATCCCGAGTTAGGCACTAAGCTGGCGGGGACCCGGGACCCTGAAACCGGCGCCTTGCTGGACACCCGGGCCTACGTGCGCCGGGGCGTGGAGCCCAACCCCCGGGCCGGCCTCAACACCACCCTGGCGGTGGTGGCCACCGACGCCCGCCTGGACAAGGCCGGCGCCGGCCGGGTGGCTTCCATGGCCCACAACGGCCTGGCCCGCACCATCCTGCCCGTCCACACCATGATGGACGGCGATGTGGTGTTCGCCGCCTCCACCGGCGACAAGGAGGCGTCGCCCAGCACCGTGGGCGCGGCGGCGTCCCAGGTGGTGGCGGCGGCCATCGTCCGGGCCGTCCATGCCGCCGAATCCCTGCCCGGCATTCCCGCCCTGCGGGACCTTTAG
- the folB gene encoding dihydroneopterin aldolase, which produces MSYRITMAGLRFFARHGVLPEERRRGQAFYVDLALDCAGPLPAGDRLEDTVDYAAVYQVVRQVVTGGPHQLLETVVHRMARQVLDQFPQVAAVTVTLRKPQAPLPGPFQDVAVSARLVRGPDGETWQAPGEEMP; this is translated from the coding sequence ATGTCCTATCGCATAACCATGGCGGGCCTCCGGTTTTTCGCCCGCCACGGCGTACTGCCCGAGGAACGGCGTCGGGGACAAGCCTTCTACGTGGACTTGGCCCTGGATTGCGCCGGCCCCCTGCCCGCCGGCGACCGGCTGGAGGACACGGTGGATTACGCTGCCGTGTACCAGGTGGTGCGCCAGGTGGTCACGGGCGGTCCCCATCAACTGCTGGAGACCGTCGTCCACCGCATGGCCCGGCAGGTGCTGGACCAGTTCCCCCAGGTAGCGGCGGTGACCGTCACCCTGCGCAAGCCCCAGGCCCCCTTGCCCGGCCCCTTTCAAGACGTGGCGGTTTCGGCCCGCCTGGTGCGGGGTCCCGACGGCGAAACCTGGCAGGCCCCCGGGGAGGAGATGCCGTAA